In a genomic window of Gossypium arboreum isolate Shixiya-1 chromosome 7, ASM2569848v2, whole genome shotgun sequence:
- the LOC128295306 gene encoding lariat debranching enzyme-like, whose translation MFSFHTIGRSALLIMRTAATCSLQKKHFKDEIQQGTLGCKPAAQLLEKLKPSYCFSAQLHCKFTAVVEHEEGGRVTKFLTLDNCLPGHKFLQLSIIRPYEVQYYEDWLAITQKLNRRSFDLPTWRLWVRTQLDMQDCRQWVKSRMEDRGAKPCEFSQTAPPHKPSDSVSNATFSDCQKRRWKFANAY comes from the exons ATGTTTTCCTTTCACACGATTGGCCGTTCGGCATTGCTGATTATGCGAACTGCAGCAACTTGTTCGCTACAAAAAAAACATTTCAAAGATGAG ATCCAGCAAGGAACTCTTGGATGCAAGCCTGCTGCTCAGCTGCTCGAAAAACTCAAACCATCCTACTGTTTTTCAGCTCAGTTGCACTGCAAATTCACCGCTGTTGTTGAACATGAAGAGGGTGGTCGAGTGACAAAATTTCTTACACTCGATAATTGCCTTCCAGGGCACAAGTTCTTGCAGTTATCTATCATAA GACCTTATGAGGTTCAATACTATGAAGATTGGCTGGCAATAACACAGAAATTGAACCGTCGTTCCTTTGACCTTCCGACGTGGAGACTTTGGGT GAGAACACAGCTTGACATGCAAGATTGTCGTCAATGGGTTAAGAGCAGGATGGAAGACAGAGGAGCCAAACCTTGTGAATTTTCTCAAACAGCTCCACCTCACAAACCCTCTGATTCAGTTTCAAACGCTACTTTTTCTG ACTGCCAAAAGCGGAGGTGGAAGTTTGCCAACGCATATTGA
- the LOC128295307 gene encoding uncharacterized protein LOC128295307, with product MRSSLMMMLHFTILVFEIILSLNIHWPCKYQLKQDSYANELWESIIPREHGSTCKIVVNGLRAGWKTEEPNLVNFLKQLHPTNPLIQFQTLLFLVNNTVLPVILRLYLSKFA from the exons ATGAGAAGCTCCTTGATGATGATGCTGCACTTCACGATTTTGGTGTTCGAAATAATTCTCAG CCTTAACATCCATTGGCCTTGCAAATATCAACTTAAACAAGATTCATATGCCAATGAATTATGGGAATCCATCATCCCGA GAGAACACGGCTCGACATGCAAGATTGTCGTCAATGGGTTAAGAGCAGGATGGAAAACAGAAGAGCCAAACCTTGTGAATTTTCTCAAACAGCTCCACCCCACAAACCCTCTGATTCAGTTTCAAACGCTACTTTTTCTAGTAAATAATACG GTTCTCCCCGTAATCCTCAGACTCTATCTTTCCAAATTTGCTTGA